One window of the Maledivibacter sp. genome contains the following:
- a CDS encoding aminotransferase class III-fold pyridoxal phosphate-dependent enzyme — protein MITEAGINYGQKIKADSLKYNMHSWSVQGELDPKVITRAKGIYFWDTDNNRYFDMSSQLVNVNIGHGNEKVIDAIKGQAEKLPFIGPAFAVDVKSEAARKIIEVSPDNMGKVFFTNGGAEANENAIKVVRMVTGKYKIFSAYRSYHGATYGAANLTGENRRFSSEPGIPGFVKFVGPYTYRAPIEFKDEEEATKYYLTLLKDQIEFEGPHRIAAIFQETVVGSNGVLIPPKGWMQGVRDLCDEYGIMMVCDEVMAGWGRTGKWFAIDNWNVKPDIISFAKGITCGYVPLGGIIVSKEIAKYFDNNKLWCGLTYSGHPMGCAAACATIDVYREEKLIENSREMGRVLAEILEDLKEKYRCVGDVRCIGLFSAIELVKDKGTKEPLVPYGKDSKGTMKRILSILRSEGFWNYSHDNILIIAPPLTIKEAELKEAMDIMDNVLEYVDKEIL, from the coding sequence GTGATTACTGAGGCGGGTATTAATTATGGACAAAAAATTAAAGCGGATAGTTTGAAATACAATATGCATTCATGGAGCGTACAGGGGGAATTAGATCCAAAGGTGATAACTAGAGCTAAGGGTATATACTTCTGGGATACCGATAATAATAGATACTTTGATATGTCTTCACAGTTGGTAAATGTTAATATTGGTCATGGCAATGAAAAGGTAATAGATGCTATTAAAGGGCAAGCTGAAAAATTGCCCTTTATCGGCCCCGCCTTTGCAGTAGATGTCAAATCTGAAGCCGCTAGAAAGATTATTGAAGTTTCACCGGACAATATGGGTAAAGTATTTTTTACAAATGGTGGAGCGGAAGCAAATGAAAATGCCATAAAGGTTGTTCGTATGGTTACTGGGAAATATAAAATATTTTCAGCCTACAGATCATATCATGGTGCCACATATGGAGCTGCAAATTTAACGGGGGAGAATAGAAGATTTTCAAGTGAACCAGGTATCCCAGGATTTGTTAAATTTGTTGGACCATATACCTATAGAGCGCCTATTGAGTTTAAAGATGAAGAAGAGGCTACAAAATACTATCTTACCCTTTTAAAGGATCAAATAGAATTTGAGGGCCCCCATAGGATCGCCGCAATATTCCAAGAAACAGTGGTGGGAAGTAATGGAGTATTAATACCACCTAAGGGGTGGATGCAGGGAGTAAGAGACCTTTGTGATGAGTATGGTATTATGATGGTTTGTGATGAGGTTATGGCAGGCTGGGGAAGGACCGGAAAATGGTTTGCTATAGACAACTGGAATGTAAAACCGGATATTATTTCATTTGCTAAGGGAATAACATGTGGATATGTGCCCTTAGGTGGAATAATAGTTAGTAAAGAAATAGCAAAATATTTTGATAACAATAAGCTGTGGTGCGGATTAACATATAGTGGACATCCAATGGGGTGTGCTGCAGCCTGTGCAACAATTGATGTTTATAGGGAAGAAAAGCTAATAGAAAATTCACGGGAAATGGGGAGAGTATTAGCTGAGATTCTTGAGGACTTGAAAGAAAAATATCGATGCGTAGGAGATGTTAGATGTATAGGACTTTTTAGTGCCATAGAGCTTGTAAAGGATAAGGGAACAAAGGAACCTTTAGTACCCTATGGCAAGGATTCTAAAGGTACAATGAAGAGAATTCTTTCAATACTTAGAAGTGAAGGGTTTTGGAATTACAGCCATGATAATATATTGATTATTGCTCCACCACTTACAATAAAAGAGGCAGAGCTTAAAGAAGCTATGGATATCATGGACAATGTATTGGAGTATGTGGATAAAGAGATTTTATAA
- a CDS encoding aldehyde dehydrogenase family protein, whose amino-acid sequence MTMEINKEAREYVASLMERARKAQEIADDYTQERVDELVTAIAWDIVKDGPAQDIAKLAVEESKLGNYEGKYAKLMTKIRGGLRDMKGKKSVGVIDIDEERALFKIAKPVGVIAALVPCTNPEATPVLKAIFAIKGRNAIILAPHPRTKKTNTYIVNIIRETLRKYGAPEDLVISIEEPTMETSGELMKQADLVLATGGGGMVKAAYSSGTPAYGVGQGNAVTVVDETADLKDAANKIMRSKTFDFATSCSTENSCVIQESVYGEMVQNLQDEGGYLVSPEEKVKLQNGMWIHGHLNGAIIAQPAHKIAAIAGIDLPKGKTFFMVEETGVGSDYPFSGEKLSVVTTLFKYNDFQEAIDRVNEITSYHGRGHSCGIHSFNEDRILEFANKTRTSRVMVRQPQCLANSGAWTNGMPMTLTLGCGSWGGNISSGNITWEHLINTTWVSAPIESTQPTDEELFGDIMLKDIGATAE is encoded by the coding sequence ATGACTATGGAGATCAACAAAGAAGCAAGAGAGTATGTTGCATCACTAATGGAAAGGGCTAGAAAGGCACAAGAAATAGCAGATGATTATACTCAAGAAAGAGTAGATGAATTAGTGACAGCTATTGCATGGGATATAGTAAAGGACGGACCCGCACAGGATATTGCAAAGCTTGCTGTGGAGGAATCAAAATTAGGAAACTACGAAGGTAAGTATGCAAAGCTTATGACAAAGATTAGGGGCGGACTTCGTGATATGAAAGGCAAGAAGTCCGTAGGTGTTATAGATATAGATGAGGAAAGGGCTTTGTTTAAGATTGCCAAACCCGTAGGCGTAATTGCTGCCCTTGTACCTTGCACAAATCCAGAGGCCACTCCTGTTTTAAAGGCAATATTTGCAATTAAAGGAAGAAATGCAATTATCCTGGCACCACATCCGCGTACAAAGAAAACAAATACATATATTGTAAATATTATTCGTGAGACCTTAAGGAAATATGGAGCGCCGGAAGATTTGGTTATATCCATAGAGGAACCTACTATGGAGACAAGTGGAGAATTGATGAAACAGGCTGACTTAGTATTGGCAACCGGTGGCGGTGGCATGGTAAAAGCAGCATATAGTTCTGGGACACCTGCCTATGGAGTAGGACAAGGAAATGCTGTTACAGTTGTAGATGAAACAGCGGATTTGAAAGATGCTGCAAATAAAATTATGCGTAGTAAAACCTTTGATTTTGCCACAAGCTGTTCAACAGAAAATTCATGTGTTATTCAAGAAAGTGTTTATGGTGAAATGGTACAAAATCTTCAGGATGAAGGTGGATATCTCGTAAGTCCAGAGGAAAAAGTAAAGCTTCAAAATGGTATGTGGATACATGGACATCTAAATGGAGCAATAATAGCTCAACCTGCTCATAAAATAGCAGCCATAGCTGGGATTGATCTACCTAAGGGAAAAACCTTTTTCATGGTAGAAGAAACAGGTGTAGGATCAGATTATCCATTCTCTGGGGAAAAGCTTTCAGTTGTAACAACATTATTTAAATACAATGATTTTCAAGAGGCAATAGATAGGGTAAATGAAATAACTTCATATCATGGAAGAGGCCATTCCTGTGGTATACATTCCTTTAATGAAGATCGTATATTGGAATTTGCAAATAAAACTAGAACAAGTCGTGTCATGGTTAGACAGCCTCAGTGTCTAGCAAATAGTGGGGCTTGGACAAATGGCATGCCAATGACCTTGACCTTGGGTTGCGGATCATGGGGTGGTAATATTTCTTCTGGAAATATTACTTGGGAGCATTTAATAAATACAACATGGGTATCTGCTCCAATTGAATCAACTCAACCCACTGATGAAGAATTGTTCGGGGATATAATGTTAAAGGATATTGGGGCTACTGCTGAATAA